The proteins below come from a single Corvus hawaiiensis isolate bCorHaw1 chromosome 20, bCorHaw1.pri.cur, whole genome shotgun sequence genomic window:
- the DUSP14 gene encoding dual specificity protein phosphatase 14, whose protein sequence is MTSRSHNSLPRTLMAPRMLSEGALGGIAQITPSLYLSRGSVASNRHLLLSRGITCIINATIEIPNFNWPQFEYVKVPLADMPTAPISLYFDSVADKIHSVARKHGAALVHCAAGVSRSATLCIAFLMKYHKVSLVEAYNWVKSRRPVIRPNVGFWRQLIDYERKLFGKTTVKMVQTPYGIIPDIYERERRPLMPYWGI, encoded by the coding sequence ATGACCTCCAGAAGCCACAACTCCCTGCCGAGAACTCTGATGGCTCCACGAATGCTCTCCGAAGGTGCCCTGGGGGGCATCGCCCAGATCACCCCCTCGCTGTACCTGAGCCGGGGCAGCGTCGCCTCCAACCGGCACCTGCTGCTGTCCCGGGGCATCACCTGCATCATCAACGCCACCATCGAGATCCCCAACTTCAACTGGCCGCAGTTTGAGTACGTGAAAGTGCCTTTGGCTGACATGCCCACCGCCCCCATCTCCCTGTACTTCGACAGCGTGGCCGACAAGATCCACAGCGTGGCGCGGAAGCACGGGGCCGCCCTGGTGCACTGCGCTGCCGGCGTCAGCAGGTCGGCCACGCTCTGCATCGCCTTCCTCATGAAGTACCACAAGGTCTCCCTCGTCGAGGCCTACAACTGGGTCAAGTCGCGGCGCCCCGTGATCCGGCCCAATGTGGGCTTCTGGAGGCAGCTGATAGACTACGAGAGGAAGCTCTTTGGGAAGACCACGGTTAAAATGGTACAGACACCCTATGGCATCATCCCAGACATTTACGAGAGAGAGAGGAGACCCCTGATGCCTTACTGGGGAATTTAA